One Bacteroidota bacterium genomic window carries:
- a CDS encoding phospholipase D family protein, protein MAEFLDTQGVSYYLKKLINNSNDKLYLISPYLQLNNQLKLSLEDRHKFSIDIVIIYGKVTDINPDDSEWLKSMPGIKLMFHKDLHAKCYFNEQEAIITSMNLYMFSQQNNVEMGIYISKEKDEELYKQIASEVDRIKRGSEHRTISVQKVEAIKPETKSASKPSQKQTGYCIRTGVEIPFNIDKPLSKEAYKKWNEYADPEYKEKYCHFSGEPSNGETSVSKPILKKNWKKAQEIHGFK, encoded by the coding sequence ATGGCAGAATTTTTAGACACACAAGGAGTATCTTATTACTTGAAAAAGTTGATTAATAATTCAAATGACAAGTTATATCTTATTAGTCCTTATTTACAGCTTAATAATCAACTTAAACTCTCACTTGAGGATAGACATAAATTTTCAATTGATATTGTTATAATTTATGGCAAAGTAACGGATATTAATCCCGATGATAGTGAATGGCTAAAGTCAATGCCTGGGATTAAATTGATGTTCCATAAAGACCTTCATGCAAAATGCTATTTCAACGAGCAGGAAGCGATTATTACATCAATGAATTTATATATGTTCTCTCAACAAAACAATGTTGAGATGGGGATATATATTTCCAAGGAGAAAGATGAAGAACTTTATAAGCAGATTGCCTCTGAAGTTGACAGAATAAAAAGAGGGAGTGAACATCGGACAATTTCTGTTCAAAAAGTAGAAGCAATAAAACCAGAGACAAAATCAGCTTCAAAACCTAGTCAAAAGCAGACTGGATACTGTATTCGGACTGGAGTTGAAATCCCTTTCAATATTGATAAACCTTTAAGTAAAGAGGCTTATAAGAAATGGAATGAGTATGCGGACCCTGAATATAAAGAAAAGTATTGCCATTTTTCAGGAGAGCCGTCTAATGGTGAGACAAGTGTGAGTAAGCCGATTTTAAAAAAAAATTGGAAAAAGGCTCAAGAGATACATGGATTTAAATAA